The following DNA comes from Vicugna pacos chromosome 13, VicPac4, whole genome shotgun sequence.
AAGAGAAAAGGGCAGGCTGCTGCCAAGATGGATGGCAGAGCAGCCTTCAGCTTGGGAAAGGGAGGCGCCTGCGGTCCCGACTGCTGGTCAGCATTCTCTGACTGGCACCTGACCTGCCCGGGAAGGTGTCCCTCACGTAGCTGGAAGCTCCTCAAATGCCATCTATTTGTGGCCTGGACCCTGACTCCTGGCAGGACACATGTGACCACAGGGCTGGAGTATTTTTGGCAATGGGGGTGGGGCCTGTGTGGTGAAGCCAGCACCATGCCGCTCTGGGACAGGCAGCTTGGACGCCCAGCTCCGCTACCCCAGCTGGCTGTGGGGTCCCAGGTATGGTACGGCCAGCCCCTCATTCCCACACTAAGGGTTCCCAAAGCGGACAGCACCCATAGGGAAGTCCCCTAGAACCAGAGAGGAGAACAAAGTTCAACAAGTCAGGAAGCCCCTGTGCCCTGGTCTCGAGGCTTCTCCATCTCAGGACTAGCCTGGCCAGAGCAATCTCCCACCTCCCTGGGTCCAGTGGCAGCTGACCAAAGGCCAAAGGGCATAGGGGCTGAGAGGTTAGGGGCTCTTAGCCAGGTAGGGTTGCCTTGGTTCCCTGAGACCAAGGGAAGGGGGGCTTTGccagctgggcagggctgggtcagGGGCACAGACCCTGAGGACGGCCCTAAGGGGCCGGGGGGAGTCAGGGGGCCCATTTCTGTCCTGGGACCTGTTGCCTGGGCCTGGGAAGAGCCAGGCTCTCCCCGATGACCCTCGAGTTGGCCCCGGCCAGCACCAGCACGACCTTGGTCAGCTCAgaggaagctcagcagcctgtccCAGCCAAGGCTGGTGGAAGGTCACCACCAAAGTCTGGTCACCTGCTGAACACTGTAGCCTGCCCCCCATGGCCGGGGGTATGTTGGGACAGTCCAGGGATGGCCATCCCCCAGCTGAACTGACTTCTGGGGGGTGGTTCTTGAAACGGGCTTTGCTGGACTAGGTTGGCCTTGGAACCGATGGCTCTGGAGGGAAGTTGGAGGATGTGAGGCTGCCCCAGCTGAACAGAAAGTGCACAAAGTTGGGGAAGAAAAGCTCCTCCTGGGGAAGACAGCTCAGACGTGAGGAACCCTATTTCTCAGCAGACTTCACTAATCTAAAGCCGTATTTGGTTGCAGGACTGCAGCAATATGTCATTGTGACGTTAGCATTTGCAGTCAGTTTGGGAACAGGGAAAGTGGGAGTCGCCGACGTTCTGACTCGAGGAAGCAATCAGGTTTGAGATCAGCCCAGCTTCCCTCTGGATTCCTGGTTTGTTCTGCTTTCTTTCAGGATGGAGATGGAGTGCTGGCCCCCGAGCCAGGCAGTGGGGGGACACCCCATGGGGTGAGCAGGGTGGTGGCAGCGTGTGCCGGCTGGGGCCCCGGGCCTGGGTCTGTGAAGACCCTAGTTCTGTGGCTTATGTGCCTCTGCTGACCCGAAATGGAGAACTTCCAGTACAGTGTCCAGCTGAGTGACCAGGACTGGGCTGAGTTTTCGGCCGCTGCCGAAGAGTGTGGCCTCCTGCATGCCGGCCTGGCCTCTGGGGATGAGCTCTTGTCCAGTGACACTGACCAACAGGATAGCAGTGGCAGCAGTCCCCCTGGGCCCCCGCCCCTTGTTGAGGGGCAGCTGGCTCCCAGGGGCAGTGGCTGGCCCGGCTTGGAGGAGGAGGACAAGGCAGCCACCCGGCAGCTGGTCAGCAGGTCTTGGCATGAGCCTGTCCTGGCCCTGGCGGCCGGTGAGCAGACACCCAGCACGTCCACACGGTCAGAAGCCTGGCTGCCCCTTGGCTCTGGTGCTGCCCCTCCCGTCCAGAGCTCCTCCCTCCCAGTGTCTTCCAGAGACGAGACGCAGAGGCTCATGCAGGAGCCAGCCCCCCGGGGCACTGCCCCAACTTCCACTGTTGAGCCTCCTCGGAGCTCAGAGTCCCCTGGCCTCAGTACTGTCCCCCAGAGGCCCCATGGCAGCCCTGGAGCCGCGCCACGGAGCCCCAGCCGGAAGAAGAGGCGTGCTGCAGGCGGCAAGGGCAGTGGGCCCTCGAGCTCCCCAGGCTCTACTCTCCCTCCGCTGGGTGGCCCACTGCTCACTGAGGCCAGGCCCGAGGAGGGCCTCAGCCCGGCTGGGACCAGGGGGAAGGGTCTCCCGGCTGGGATGGTAGAGCAGACAGCAGGAGCCAGGCAGATCAAGCTGAGGCCAGAGTCTGCAGGAGCCCCTGAGCAGGTGGGCAGGCAAGGTCCAGGTGTGGACCTGTCTACACCTGTCCTTGCCACTGAGCCAGGTGCAAACCTACTCAAAATGACCCCCAGAGCTGAGCCATACACTGTGTCACTGCGTGACCTCAAGGCTCCTCTAGACGTCTCAGTGGCTAAGTCAGACGTGGCTCTGTCCacacctgcctcccagcctcaACCGGACTTGCCTCTGTCCacacctgcctcccagcctcaACCGGACTTGCCTCTGTCCacacctgcctcccagcctcaACCGGACTTGCCTCTGTCCacacctgcctcccagcctcaACCGGACTTGCCTCTGTCCacacctgcctcccagcctcaACCGGACTTGCCTCTGTCCacacctgcctcccagcctcaACCGGACTTGCCTCTGTCCacacctgcctcccagcctcaACCGGACTTGCCTCTGTCTACACCCGCATCCAAGCCTAGACTGGATGTGGACCTGCTTATGCCAGACCCAGAGGTCAGGCTGGAGGTGGACTCATCTTCATCTGTCTCAAAGACTATACCATGTACAGCTCTGCCTCACCTTGTTTCTGAGGCTGGGTCTGATGTGGGGGTGTCCACACCTGCTCCCATTCCCCAGGCTGGGCCTGACATGGTGGAGGCGGAAGTTGCCCCAGTGGCCCAGCTGGTTTTGAACCCTGTTCAGTCTCCAAGGGAGCACCAAGAGAAGCTTGGAGAGGAGCCCTCAGCAGGTGCCCCTGGACACCACACAGGGGAGACCCACCTAGGCCCTGTCCAAGCCCCCAAGAAGAAGAAAGTGAGATTCTCCATGGCTGGGCCCAGCCCTGAGGAACCAGGGCCAGGAGAAGCCGCGAGCCCACCCTCTCCAGCCACAGCCCCCAGGACAGCAGCTGGGGGCCGCAGGGGGTCTGGAGCCTGGGATGCTGTGGCAGTTGGGCCCCGGTCCCCCCAGCCTCGAATCCTGAAGCAcctgcctccccctgccccctctgcctcAGGGGGACCTGGGCCCAGGAGTTGCTTCGCGGTGACCCTCCCAGAGGCCTAtgagttctttctctgtgacacGATCCACGAGGAGGATGAAGATGCcgagggggcagcagaggcttGCCCGGCCCCGGCTGATGTCCAGTGGCCAGAGGTGTGCGAGTTCTTCTTCCAGGACTGCAGAGCCCAGAGGTCAGGTCGGTGGGAGGGCcactccctggccccacccctacAAGCTGAGCCTGTGCCAGTCCCTCCACCTGGAGACCCCATGCCCATCTCCATCCCTGAGGCCTATGAACACTTCCTCGGGGAGGACAGGTCAGGGGGCGTGCTGGGGCCTGCTGCCCTTCTCCAGATGCAGGCCATGGAGGCCCCCAGGTCAGTCTCCTGGGGAGTGGGGACTGGCACCCCACCAGAGTTTAACCCAGCCACGGCAGAGCAGCTCAACCTGGCCATCAGGCAAGCAGGTGTGTGTTGCAGGGGCCCCACGGCCTGTCCAGGACCTGGGAACACACTGTCCAGGGAGTTCAGCCAAGAGGACcctgggcgggggcagggcaggcCAGGACCCCGGGTCATGAGCTGGTGGGGGGCCTCTGGGATGATCTGGGAAAGAAGGACCAGCTCCTGGCCATCCCAGGACACAGTCTAGGTGGGGAAGCCCAGGCCAGGCAGGGCTTTGGCTCCTCACTGACCATCACCCCCAGACAACAGCAGCATCTGCCCTCAGCCTGTAGCAGGGCAGGAGCTGGGACGCCTCCAGCTCAGGCACGCAATACAGTCCATTTCACATTCCCTCTGGAAGACATTTTTCAAACCAGGAAGTAGTGCCCAAGTTGGCCTGACTCAACTAGGCCACACATTAACTACCCTGTGACTTGGGACAGAGGCACCATGGGGAGGATGTGACTCAGGACAGACGTGGCCAGGACAGCTGTGTCCCAGGGTGGGTGTGTCCAAGTAGGGCAGCAGGGGCTCATGACGTGCTTCTCTTTTAGAGGAACCCCGGAGTCCCCTCACCTCA
Coding sequences within:
- the PERM1 gene encoding PGC-1 and ERR-induced regulator in muscle protein 1 isoform X1; translated protein: MENFQYSVQLSDQDWAEFSAAAEECGLLHAGLASGDELLSSDTDQQDSSGSSPPGPPPLVEGQLAPRGSGWPGLEEEDKAATRQLVSRSWHEPVLALAAGEQTPSTSTRSEAWLPLGSGAAPPVQSSSLPVSSRDETQRLMQEPAPRGTAPTSTVEPPRSSESPGLSTVPQRPHGSPGAAPRSPSRKKRRAAGGKGSGPSSSPGSTLPPLGGPLLTEARPEEGLSPAGTRGKGLPAGMVEQTAGARQIKLRPESAGAPEQVGRQGPGVDLSTPVLATEPGANLLKMTPRAEPYTVSLRDLKAPLDVSVAKSDVALSTPASQPQPDLPLSTPASQPQPDLPLSTPASQPQPDLPLSTPASQPQPDLPLSTPASQPQPDLPLSTPASQPQPDLPLSTPASQPQPDLPLSTPASKPRLDVDLLMPDPEVRLEVDSSSSVSKTIPCTALPHLVSEAGSDVGVSTPAPIPQAGPDMVEAEVAPVAQLVLNPVQSPREHQEKLGEEPSAGAPGHHTGETHLGPVQAPKKKKVRFSMAGPSPEEPGPGEAASPPSPATAPRTAAGGRRGSGAWDAVAVGPRSPQPRILKHLPPPAPSASGGPGPRSCFAVTLPEAYEFFLCDTIHEEDEDAEGAAEACPAPADVQWPEVCEFFFQDCRAQRSGRWEGHSLAPPLQAEPVPVPPPGDPMPISIPEAYEHFLGEDRSGGVLGPAALLQMQAMEAPRSVSWGVGTGTPPEFNPATAEQLNLAIRQAEEPRSPLTSFTFSQNDMCLVFVAFATWAVRTSDLQAPDAWKTGLRALGEWAVSRSQNGGAVVSSPTCWAHRGAGDLGRHRFLP
- the PERM1 gene encoding PGC-1 and ERR-induced regulator in muscle protein 1 isoform X2; translated protein: MENFQYSVQLSDQDWAEFSAAAEECGLLHAGLASGDELLSSDTDQQDSSGSSPPGPPPLVEGQLAPRGSGWPGLEEEDKAATRQLVSRSWHEPVLALAAGEQTPSTSTRSEAWLPLGSGAAPPVQSSSLPVSSRDETQRLMQEPAPRGTAPTSTVEPPRSSESPGLSTVPQRPHGSPGAAPRSPSRKKRRAAGGKGSGPSSSPGSTLPPLGGPLLTEARPEEGLSPAGTRGKGLPAGMVEQTAGARQIKLRPESAGAPEQVGRQGPGVDLSTPVLATEPGANLLKMTPRAEPYTVSLRDLKAPLDVSVAKSDVALSTPASQPQPDLPLSTPASQPQPDLPLSTPASQPQPDLPLSTPASQPQPDLPLSTPASQPQPDLPLSTPASQPQPDLPLSTPASQPQPDLPLSTPASKPRLDVDLLMPDPEVRLEVDSSSSVSKTIPCTALPHLVSEAGSDVGVSTPAPIPQAGPDMVEAEVAPVAQLVLNPVQSPREHQEKLGEEPSAGAPGHHTGETHLGPVQAPKKKKVRFSMAGPSPEEPGPGEAASPPSPATAPRTAAGGRRGSGAWDAVAVGPRSPQPRILKHLPPPAPSASGGPGPRSCFAVTLPEAYEFFLCDTIHEEDEDAEGAAEACPAPADVQWPEVCEFFFQDCRAQRSGRWEGHSLAPPLQAEPVPVPPPGDPMPISIPEAYEHFLGEDRSGGVLGPAALLQMQAMEAPRSVSWGVGTGTPPEFNPATAEQLNLAIRQAEEPRSPLTSFTFSQNDMCLVFVAFATWAVRTSDLQAPDAWKTVLLANIGTISAIRYFRRQAGRERPSPSPSPSS